Below is a window of Deltaproteobacteria bacterium DNA.
TTCTCTTGCTGACGCCCTTCGTACCGAACGCTAGCGAACTGGCAACGTGGCTAGACGAGCAGCGTTCAAAAGCGATCGTCGCGCTTGATTGGCAGCCAAACGACTTCACTGTTGCCTACGCCTACGCAACGGGCCAGCGTCGCAGCTGGGAACTTCGCCTACGAACGCTGCACACGAGCCGCCCGGGTATAGAACTGGACGAAGAACTGGTTCTATCAGGGACGCCATCGCCTCTTGATATCCCCGTGTCGAAGGCTCGATCAAAGAGCGCGACAGCGGCTGCGATTGCGAAGTCTCTGTCGTCGCGCGGCACAGTCATTTTGCTCGCGTACTCCCCCCGGGACACTTGGAGCATTGGGGAACTGCTGTCGAAGAACATGCCCGACGTTGATCCTCCAAAGGATCGAATCGATCTGGTTCAGCGATTCCTGGCCACTGAATTGGGCAGCGACTTTCAGCTTTCTGCTCTGCTATCGAAAGGCATCGCCGTGCACCATGCGGGGCTGCCTCCCGATGTTCGGTTCTTGATTGAATGGCTTGCCGAGGAGGGAGAGATTCGGGTTCTTGTGGCGACGACGTCACTCGCCCAAGGCGTGAACTTCCCGGTTTCGTCTGTCGTCCTCGCTACGCATCAGCTGTATCAACCGTACGCCGGCCGCCAGGCCATGGCGCCGGCAGCGTTCTGGAACATCGCCGGGCGAGCTGGGCGAATCTTTCAAGAGACTCTTGGGCTCATCGTTTTCGCTTCTGTGGACGAGGAAGCCAAGGAGATCAGGGAATTCGTCGGACAGAACGTGACACAGCTCGCTTCGACCCTTGAAGCGATGGTTGAAGAGGTTCTGCAGCGCGGATGGGACCTCAACCTTGCGTCACTCGTCCGCAGCGATCGGCGCTGGTCTAGCTTCGTGCAGTATCTGGCACATGCCTATCGGTTGGCGGCCGACCATGGCAAGTTCATCGCCGATACAGAGAAGCTACTTCGAGGCACTCTCGGCTATCGCCGTCTGGCCGAGTCGCGACCCGTCGTTGCAGAGCAATTGGTCGACTCTGCCCGAGCCTACGCGGAGACATTGGCGAAGATGGGGCCGGGCATCGTGTCGCTGGTCGATACCACCGGTTTCTCCGGAGAATCGATCTTGGAACTGCTGTCCCGCAAGGAGCAGATTCCCAGCGACCCGACAGCATGGGTGCCGGGGAAACTCTTCTCCGGCTCAGTGAACGAGCTTCAAGGTATCATCGGGGCGCTCCTGCCGGTTCGAGAGTTACAGTTCGAGGCAGGTGGTGGAGCTGGGGGAAATGAGATCGCCACTGTGATTTCAAAGTGGGTGCTCGGGCGTTCCATCCGGAACATTGCCGAAGATCACTTCCAGGATGGTGGTGACATCACTGCGGCCATAACGGAATGCTGTCGTGGGCTCTTCCAGCGACTGATCCAGCCCGCAGCATGGGGCCTCGGCGCGGCGCAAGCTCTCGCCAGCATCGACACGGCCACGCTCTCTCCTGAGCAGGTCGAGGAGGTACGAACGCTACCAGCAATGGTCTATTACGGCGTGGACACGGTTCCTGGCGTGCTTATGCGATCTCTCTCCGTACCGCGCTCTGTGGCGGTACCGCTAGGTGAACGATTTGCGAGGGAGACTGCGGGAGGAACGGGGCCGCGGTTGCCACGGGCGCGCATATGGCTGGAGCAGCAGCCTGTGGCCACGTGGGAAGCCGTGCGGCGGCAGGCTGCGGCAGTATCCGGAGCCGACTACCGACGAGTGTGGCGAATATTGGCCGGTCTGGACCGGTAGCGCCAGCCAGGGGCCGCGTGCATGACCGGGGTGGAGTTGCAGCAGGCGATGTCTGCGAATCCCCTTTCCAACGGGTCGGCGTGGACGAGCAGCGTGCTTTCGTCGCGCTCGATGCCGTCAACGGGGAGGTCGACGAGATGTGCCGCCTGGAGGCCCGGGACGTCGAACTGCTCATCCAACACCTTCAGCGGGGAGTTGTAAGTATGGCAACGGCGGAACAGGTGAAGGCCCTCTTGAAGAGCTACTCGCAGGGCGACAGCGAGCACTTCGTCTCCGTTGCGCTCCAGATCGCCGCGCATGAGGCGCGTACCGGCAAGGGCAAGCTTGCACAGGAGCTCCGGAACCTCGTCGACGACATCAAGCGAAGAGATGCGGCGGGCAGGATTGGTGGAGCCGTGCCGATCGCGAGGCCGACGGGGGAACTGGCGGGCCTCCTGGCAGTGACCTATCCAAAGCCCCGCCTTTCGGAGATGGTCCTCAGCGACAAGACATGCGAGCAGGTCGAACGCGTCCTGCGCGAGTACCGCCAACGCGACAAACTGCGCGCACATGGCCTCTCCGCTCGTCGCAAGCTCTTGCTGATTGGACCGCCTGGCTGTGGCAAGACGATGACCGCATCTGTCTTGGCCGGCGAGCTGAAACTGCCGCTCTTCTCTGTGCAGCTCCACGGGCTGATCACCAAGTTCATGGGCGAGACGGCGGCCAAGCTGCACGTGGTGTTCGAGGCGATGAGACAGACGCGTGGCGTCTATTTCTTCGACGAGTTCGACGCCATCGGCGCCGATCGCGGCACCAAGAATGACGTCGGCGAAATCCGGCGCGTCCTCAATTCGTTCCTCCAGTTCCTGGAGCAAGATGACTCCGAGAGTATCATCATCGCCGCAACCAACTACGTCGGCATGCTCGATGAGGCGCTGTTTCGGCGCTTTGACGACGTCATCCGCTACGGGCGACCTGCAGACCGCCAGGTTGACGATCTCGTGCGCAACCGGCTCGCGGGGCTTCTCGTGAAACGACCCGACTGGGCACACATTTGCAAAGCCGCGGCTGGTCTGAGCCACGCTGATATTGCCCGCGCCTGTGACAACGCGGCCAAGGACTGCATCCTTCGCGGGACAAAGCGCATCAACACGGCGATGCTTGCCTCGGTTCTCGGCGAACGTCGCGGTTCGGAGCACTCTGAGGGCGCTCACGATTCGCGCGTCGGCTGATCATGGCCAACCTGCCGCATCTCTTTCCGCCGGGAACAGCGGCCGCCAAACAGTACACCTACGCTCGGGAGGTCAAAGGTAGGCCACTCAAGGTCCCAACTCGTGATCGCGTACCACACGGGACCAAGCTGATCCACGGCCTACGAGACGCGGAACAACAACGAACAGCTCTACATCCGCACCGGCAACTCGACGCGGTTGCTGACGACGAAGGAAGCCATCGACTACTGCAAGAGTCGGTGGAAGATAGCATGATGGTGCGGCACTACGGCTTCACGGACGAGGAGTTCGACCTTTTCGCCAACTACGTCATCAGGTACCGCCTGGACGGCGAGGCGGACTGATGCCGCGAAAACCCGCCAAGGTGAAGACATCCGAGCATGGCCTGAACTTCACCGCCCTGGTCGAAGCGGTCCGGCAGGTGCACGAGCGAAGCGCCGCCACAGCTGCTCGTGCGGTGAATGTGAGCCTCACCCTGCGTAACTGGCTCATCGGGCGGCACATCTGCGAGTACGAGCAGCGCGGTGCTGACCGCGCCGAGTACGGCGACCGTCTGCTGGAGCGGTTGGCCGAGGCGTTGCGCCGGAGGGACGCGGACATGTCCGCCCGATCACTCCGGCTCTACCGCCAGTTTTACCTCGTCTATCCCGAGATTTGGCAATCGGCGATTGCCAAGTCCTCAGGCAGCCACTTGTCGGAACCGATTTGGCGGTCACTGATTGCCAAATCCAGCACAAGCGGTCTTTTCCGGGAACCGACGACTCCCAAATCAAAGACATCCCGACGACTGGGGATTGATGGGCGCCTGCTCATCGCTCGGCTTTCGTTCACCCATCTGGCTGAACTCATTGCCATCGACGACCCACTCAAACGCGCCTTCTACGAGGTGGAATGCATTCGCGGCAACTGGTCGGTGCGGGCGCTCAAGCGCCAGATCGCGACCCTGTACTTCGAGCGCTCGGGGCTCTCCACCAACAAGGAAGACCTTGCGGCGCTGACCCACGGCGCCGCCGAAGAGGCCGAGCCGAAACTCGCTATTCGTGACCCCTATGTTTTCGAGTTCCTCGGCCTTCGGCCAAAGGAGGCGGTCAGCGAATCCGACCTGGAGGATGCCCTGCTCGACAAGCTGCAGGACTTTCTCCTGGAACTGGGCCACGGCTTCTGTTTCGAGGCGCGACAGAAGAGCATCGTCATCGGCAAGACGCGCGGCTTTGTGGACCTCGTCTTCTATCACCGCGTTCTCAAGTGCCATGTGCTCATCGAGCTGAAGGTCGACGAGTTTCGCCACGAACACCTTGGCCAGCTCAACACCTACGTCACCTGGTGTCGGCGGCACATGATGGCCGAACACGACAACCCGCCGGTGGGCCTGCTGCTCTGCACGCAGAAGGACCATGCTCTGGTGGAGTACGCGCTCGCCGGCATGGACAGCGGCCTGTTCGTCTCCAAGTACCAGCTCGAACTGCCGAGCAAGGAAGACCTGAGGCGTTTCCTGGAGGAAAAGCGCCGGGAGATGAACGACCGTGGATAAACATTGCCTTGCCCGAGGGGGGGATCTCTATCCGGACATCTTGTGTACCCGCCTTGGAGAAGACGCACCAGCAACGCTCACGGCAATCGGCTCCCTGGCACATCTCGCCCAACGCAAGACAGCGCTCTTCTGCTCCGCGCGCACCCCCGGCCACATCATCCTCGCCGCCTACGACCAGGCCGCGCGCTGGCGCGACGCGGGCCGCTGCGTCATCAGCGGCTTCCATTCCCCGGTGGAGAAAGAATGCCTGCGCATTCTCCTGCGCGGCCGGCAACCCGTCATCATCTGCCTCGCTCGCGGAGTGGAGGGTATGCGCCTGCCGGCCGAATGGAAAGCGGCGATGGCGGACAACCGATTGCTGGTCCTGTCGCCGTTCCCCGCATCGGAACGACGGGTGACCAAGAGCCTGGCCACGGACCGCAATCGACTCGTGGCTGCTCTAGCCGATGAGGTCGTGTTCGGCCATATCACACCGGGCGGCCACCTGGATGAATTGAGGTGGCTCATTGTTAGCTGGCGAGTTCCCCAGCGCGTGCTCTCGGATGGAGCCGAGCTACCGTCATGAACACCGTCGGCAAAGACCTCACCCCCCAACTCGCCATCACCTTCCACTCCCTCGATGGCAAAGACCTCTGCCGCGTCACCATCCAACCCAGCCCGCGGCCGGTGTTCATCAAGGAAGGCCAGTTCGAGCACCTGTACATCCGCACCGGCAACTCGACGCGGTTGCTGACGACGAAGGAAGCGATCGAGTACTGCAGGACGCGGTGGAAGACAGCGTGATGACGCGGCACTGCATCAACTACGACATCAAGTACCGCATGGGCGGCGAGGCGGAGGCCGAGGACGAATGACCTACACGTTGACGGCGCATGCGAAGAGGGTGCTGGCGGAGAGGGAGATCCGGCTCGATTGGCTCGAACGCACACTGAACGATCCGGTGTTGCGCCGACCCGATCCGGACGATACTTCGATCGAGCGTCTCTATCGCCCGATCCCTGAGTTCGGTGGGCGGGTGTTGCGCGTGGCGGTGAACTCCACGGTTGCACCGGCCCGCGTCGTGAGCGTATTCTTTGACCGGAGCATGAGAGGCAAACTATGAGACTCCACGTGGACCAGGAAGCCGATGCGCTGTACCTGCGCTTGGACGACTCGCCAATCGTCGAATCCGAGGAGGTCTCCCCAGGTGTGGTGTTGGACTTCAACGCCGACAATCAGGTCGTGGGCGTCGAGATTCTGCGCCTCTCCCAACGCGCCCCCGGGCTGGATGCGGGCAAGTTGGTGTTCGAGACGGCGCGAGCGACCGCGGCGCAGTAACGCCACACACCGGACCATCGGTGCATCATTGCGCCGAGTGTTTGGCGACGGCGTTGTCCACGGATGACCCCGTTGACCGTTGTGGCCGGTGCTCCCAGCTACCCAGATCGATTGCGAGAGCGCCTGGGTGCAGACGCGCCCGCGGAGCTGAGGTTGGTGGGCAACCTCGACGGGCTGGACCTGCCGAAGACAGCGCTCTTCTGCTCCGCGAGCAGTCCGGGTCACACCATCCTCGCCGCCTACGACCAGGCCGCACGCTGGCGCGACGAGGGCCGTTGCGTCATCAGCGGCTTCCATTCCCCGGTGGAGAAAGAATGCCTGCGCATTCTCCTGCGCGGTCGACAACCCGTCATCGTCTGCCTCGCTCGCGGATTGCAAGGCATGCGCCTGCCGGCCGAATGGAAGCAGCCGCTGGCGGACAATCGGTTGCTCATCTTGTCGCAGTTCCCCGCCGCGGCGCGACGGGTCACCAAGGACCTCGCCACCGACCGCAATCGCCTCGTGGCGGCGCTGGCGGACGAGGTCGTGTTCGCGCACGTCGCCCCGGGAGGGCAGGTTGATGAATTGAAGCAGCTCGTCACGCGCTGGGGCATCCCGTACCAAACGGTCGTAGGATGAGAACCGTGGCGCTCAGGCCGGCTGCCGGATGTGACTCGACCGCCCGTTGACAGCCGCAACGGAAATGGGTGAGAGGAGACCTCTATGGATTCCGGAACGCCAACGCTGCGCTCTCGCGAGCGTTGGTACCGCAAGCTGGCGCGCCGTCCCGAATACGCTGCCGGCGTCACGCTGTTGGGATTATTGGCGGGGGTGCTCGGCTCTGTCTACAGCGCAGACATCGGGCGCGCGTTCCCATTTTCATGGATTGGTGGCACGGTTCCATAGCCGCCCGCTCTCTTCTGGGGCGCCGCGATCCTCACCGCCCTGTTCTTCTTTCTGCGCCAGGGAGCCATTGACGCTGCTCGCCGAGAATCGGAGGAGAACCTCGGGCGTCGTTCGGATGAGCTGGTGAAGCTGATTAGCACCCTCCCTCCCAAAGGGTTTTTCTCCACGTTCCAGCGATTGTACTGGCATTGCAGTGCCGTGCTGACAGATGTCCTCAACGTGCCGGCCGAAGAGCTGCCTGCTGCATCCGTTGAACGCGCGATTCGAATCGTACTGAGTGAGGTTGCAGCGCTGGCGCATGACTTCGACGGCAGAGCCAGGGACGTGTTGTACGCTGCCAACATCATGCTGTTTCGGCCTGGCGAATCGCTGCCCTCAGGAAGGACGGCATTGACCGAACGCCTACGCTTTGCCGAACCCGAAACCGACCTGACCGCCCTGGAAGGCGTCCTGGATCTGTGCGTGGAGCTTTCGACCACCACGCAAGCGGAAGACTACGGCCCCGATAAGGATCTGCAACCGATGGCGCTGCCTGTGCCCAGAGTCAAACGTAGCCCCGATGGGCGGCGAAGCCGCGTACTGCCGGGAGCGCCGCGCGCATATTCTGAACGTCTGTTGGACATTTACGCCGACACGCACACCCTGGGACAATGGTGCCGCGAGAAGGGCGACTTCAGCGAGACCGTGTGCACGCAGGTCGATGACTACTTCCGCAGCCAGCAGTCAGTGCGCAGCTTCGTGGCGGTTCCGCTGATGCAACTGCGCGACGCGCGACCCCTGGCGGTGTTGAACATTCATCGCAACAGCGAGGGAATCCTGCGAACGAGAGCGGGATCGGACCCCGAGGTTTTGGATCAGTTCTCCGCTCTGCTCGGTCCGTTTTCGTCGACGTTGCTCTTGTTGCTGGCGCGCCTGGATCGATCGACGGCGCTCGGCGCACCATCTGTGTCGGGCAGCCAAGGGGTGCGGCATTAGCGTGTTGCCTATGCTATGTCTTTTCGCCCCGGAGGAGGCACATGATGCGAGACACGAAGATCACCGTTGAGGAGCTCAACCGCAGGCTCGACCAAACTGCCCGAGACCTGAAGCAGTTCATCTCCGAGCCCGACCGTCGCGAACGCTCGGTTGTCTTCCGGGACGGCGACCACGTGTCGGTGCGTATTCTGCCGAACAAGCCGGACGACGAGTAGCGCTGACTCCCTGATGATGTGAGCGCCTGTGCGCGCATTCGCGCCTCTGATCGGCGTCAACGACGACGCCACGGTCATCGGCCTGCAGTACGATTACCAGGCCGTCCACAAGAAGAGCCGCGACGGCTACGAGCTGTTCCTCCATGACCTGTTGCTCAACAACGTCGGCAAAGACCTTACCCCGCAGCTCGGAATCACGTTCCACTCGCTCGACGGCAAAGACCTCTGCCTCGTCGCCATCCAACCCAGCCCGCGCCCGGTGTTCATCAAGGAGGGCCAGTTCGAGCACCTCTACCTCCGCAACGGCAATTCGACGCGGTTGTTGACGACGAAGGAAGCGATCGACTACTGCAAGACGCGGTGGAGGTCGGGGTGATGCTTGCAGACGCAGCCGAGATCCCCTACCGCACGGGCCGCGGTGCAAATGGGGCGGCCGGATGAAGCTGCCCAACGCGCATCTGGCGGTGGTCGAGCGCGAGAAGATCACCGGCTACCTGCTTAATCCTGCGCATCCCGATAACGGTGGCAAAGCCGCCTTCTTCCAAGCACAGGGCTTCAAAGGCAGCGACTGGCAGACGCTGGCCGACGCCTTTCGCAAGCTGGCCGTGAGCGACGACGTCACCGAAGCTGTGGAATCAAGGCACGGTCGGAAGTATATTCTCGACGGTCGTATTGAGACCCCAAGCGGCAAGGTGTCAGTTGTGCGAACTGTTTGGATTGTAGATCGAGGGCTTGACGCGCCGCGACTGATCACGGCGTATCCGCGTGAAGAATGAGAGGGAGCCATGATTCGCGAACACGAACGCGTAGTGCTCACAACCCCAGCCCCTAACGAAGGGCTCGAACCTGGTGACGTTGGAACCGTGGTGCACGTATACAGGGACGGCGAGGCATATGAGGTGGAGTTCGTTGCCCTCGACGGGCACACCGCGGCGGTGGTTACCCTTGAGGCATCGCAAGTTCGGCCGGTCTCGCATCGGGAGATCACCCACGCTCGCGAATTCTCGGCAGCTAGCTCGTGAACTGTGCCAGCGCGGACATCCTCCAGACGTCACCCCGCAGCTTTCGCCATCA
It encodes the following:
- a CDS encoding DEAD/DEAH box helicase produces the protein MLDQVAAGDSSQLATLVDEDALLIERALAVAELSALELLDEWANDPKGRRAALFREAASDAFYLARAVPLPPDTDEALKAFLRLVSFAVLGDRSADARRWLHEHPWPKPDSDAPWDARVFQFATDAFLRVVRKEGWQDLHQVAKAIGELRTLQTTFESSHLKDSGDCVDRAALELVSLYHFAKAVETLASYAAKGTPTSVVDELKFHYARSIRAAGAAAIFELEILLRWVRAACLQVAQNSVWWLLRSFNSQISQHVRNLAAEANDRPLLELLPPQRRALLDEGLLDPANRAVVVETPTSSGKTLLAEFRILQARNSFPKCWVAYLVPTRALVNQILLRLRRDLGPLGIQVESATPAIEIDVFEEELLVVADEVDVLVTTPEKLDLLVRSRQRGRPLGLVVLDEAHNLGEGERGLRAELLLSTLNRECPDAQFLLLTPFVPNASELATWLDEQRSKAIVALDWQPNDFTVAYAYATGQRRSWELRLRTLHTSRPGIELDEELVLSGTPSPLDIPVSKARSKSATAAAIAKSLSSRGTVILLAYSPRDTWSIGELLSKNMPDVDPPKDRIDLVQRFLATELGSDFQLSALLSKGIAVHHAGLPPDVRFLIEWLAEEGEIRVLVATTSLAQGVNFPVSSVVLATHQLYQPYAGRQAMAPAAFWNIAGRAGRIFQETLGLIVFASVDEEAKEIREFVGQNVTQLASTLEAMVEEVLQRGWDLNLASLVRSDRRWSSFVQYLAHAYRLAADHGKFIADTEKLLRGTLGYRRLAESRPVVAEQLVDSARAYAETLAKMGPGIVSLVDTTGFSGESILELLSRKEQIPSDPTAWVPGKLFSGSVNELQGIIGALLPVRELQFEAGGGAGGNEIATVISKWVLGRSIRNIAEDHFQDGGDITAAITECCRGLFQRLIQPAAWGLGAAQALASIDTATLSPEQVEEVRTLPAMVYYGVDTVPGVLMRSLSVPRSVAVPLGERFARETAGGTGPRLPRARIWLEQQPVATWEAVRRQAAAVSGADYRRVWRILAGLDR
- a CDS encoding ATP-binding protein, which codes for MATAEQVKALLKSYSQGDSEHFVSVALQIAAHEARTGKGKLAQELRNLVDDIKRRDAAGRIGGAVPIARPTGELAGLLAVTYPKPRLSEMVLSDKTCEQVERVLREYRQRDKLRAHGLSARRKLLLIGPPGCGKTMTASVLAGELKLPLFSVQLHGLITKFMGETAAKLHVVFEAMRQTRGVYFFDEFDAIGADRGTKNDVGEIRRVLNSFLQFLEQDDSESIIIAATNYVGMLDEALFRRFDDVIRYGRPADRQVDDLVRNRLAGLLVKRPDWAHICKAAAGLSHADIARACDNAAKDCILRGTKRINTAMLASVLGERRGSEHSEGAHDSRVG
- a CDS encoding DUF1016 family protein, which produces MPRKPAKVKTSEHGLNFTALVEAVRQVHERSAATAARAVNVSLTLRNWLIGRHICEYEQRGADRAEYGDRLLERLAEALRRRDADMSARSLRLYRQFYLVYPEIWQSAIAKSSGSHLSEPIWRSLIAKSSTSGLFREPTTPKSKTSRRLGIDGRLLIARLSFTHLAELIAIDDPLKRAFYEVECIRGNWSVRALKRQIATLYFERSGLSTNKEDLAALTHGAAEEAEPKLAIRDPYVFEFLGLRPKEAVSESDLEDALLDKLQDFLLELGHGFCFEARQKSIVIGKTRGFVDLVFYHRVLKCHVLIELKVDEFRHEHLGQLNTYVTWCRRHMMAEHDNPPVGLLLCTQKDHALVEYALAGMDSGLFVSKYQLELPSKEDLRRFLEEKRREMNDRG
- a CDS encoding DNA-processing protein DprA, whose product is MDKHCLARGGDLYPDILCTRLGEDAPATLTAIGSLAHLAQRKTALFCSARTPGHIILAAYDQAARWRDAGRCVISGFHSPVEKECLRILLRGRQPVIICLARGVEGMRLPAEWKAAMADNRLLVLSPFPASERRVTKSLATDRNRLVAALADEVVFGHITPGGHLDELRWLIVSWRVPQRVLSDGAELPS
- a CDS encoding DUF4258 domain-containing protein; translated protein: MTYTLTAHAKRVLAEREIRLDWLERTLNDPVLRRPDPDDTSIERLYRPIPEFGGRVLRVAVNSTVAPARVVSVFFDRSMRGKL
- a CDS encoding DUF2283 domain-containing protein, producing the protein MRLHVDQEADALYLRLDDSPIVESEEVSPGVVLDFNADNQVVGVEILRLSQRAPGLDAGKLVFETARATAAQ
- a CDS encoding DNA-processing protein DprA, yielding MRERLGADAPAELRLVGNLDGLDLPKTALFCSASSPGHTILAAYDQAARWRDEGRCVISGFHSPVEKECLRILLRGRQPVIVCLARGLQGMRLPAEWKQPLADNRLLILSQFPAAARRVTKDLATDRNRLVAALADEVVFAHVAPGGQVDELKQLVTRWGIPYQTVVG
- a CDS encoding ATP-binding protein, with product MRAFAPLIGVNDDATVIGLQYDYQAVHKKSRDGYELFLHDLLLNNVGKDLTPQLGITFHSLDGKDLCLVAIQPSPRPVFIKEGQFEHLYLRNGNSTRLLTTKEAIDYCKTRWRSG
- a CDS encoding DUF4926 domain-containing protein; translation: MIREHERVVLTTPAPNEGLEPGDVGTVVHVYRDGEAYEVEFVALDGHTAAVVTLEASQVRPVSHREITHAREFSAASS